The following are from one region of the Sciurus carolinensis chromosome 5, mSciCar1.2, whole genome shotgun sequence genome:
- the Ednrb gene encoding endothelin receptor type B — MLTPPSLCGCALVALVLACGVAGVRGEERGFPPARATSWLLGTGEIMTPPTKTSWPGSSNSSLPQSLAPAQVPKGGRMAGAPPRTPSLPPCQGNIEIKETFKYINTVVSCLVFVLGIIGNSTLLRIIYKNKCMRNGPNILIASLALGDLLHIIIDIPINVYKLLAKDWPFGAEMCKLVPFIQKASVGITVLSLCALSIDRYRAVASWSRIKGIGVPKWTAVEIVLIWVISVVLAIPEAIGFDLITMDYKGNRLRICLLHPIQKTTFMQFYKTAKDWWLFSFYFCLPLAITALFYTLMTCEMLRKKSGMQIALNDHLKQRREVAKTVFCLVLVFALCWLPLHLSRILKLTIYDQNDPNRCELLSFLLVLDYIGINMASLNSCINPIALYLVSKRFKNCFKSCLCCWCQSFEEKQSLEEKQSCLKFKANDHGYDNFRSSNKYSSS, encoded by the exons ATGCTGACGCCGCCAAGCCTGTGCGGATGCGCCCTGGTGGCGCTGGTTCTTGCCTGCGGCGTGGCGGGGgtcagaggagaggaaagaggattCCCGCCAGCCCGTGCCACTTCGTGGCTTCTGGGGACCGGAGAGATAATGACGCCGCCTACCAAGACCTCCTGGCCGGGAAGTTCCAACTCCAGTCTGCCACAGTCCTTAGCACCTGCACAGGTGCCTAAAGGAGGGAGAATGGCGGGAGCTCCGCCACGCACCCCCTCTCTTCCCCCGTGCCAAGGAAATATTGAAATCAAGGAGACATTCAAATACATCAACACGGTTGTATCCTGCCTAGTGTTCGTGCTAGGCATCATCGGGAACTCCACACTGTTGAGAATCATCTACAAGAACAAGTGCATGCGAAATGGTCCCAATATCTTGATTGCCAGCCTGGCTCTGGGAGATCTACTGCACATCATCATTGACATTCCGATCAATGTCTACAAG CTGCTGGCCAAGGACTGGCCGTTCGGAGCTGAGATGTGTAAGCTGGTGCCTTTCATACAGAAAGCCTCCGTGGGAATCACTGTGCTGAGTCTCTGTGCTCTAAGTATTGACAG ATATCGAGCTGTTGCTTCTTGGAGCCGAATTAAAGGAATAGGAGTTCCAAAATGGACAGCAGtagaaattgttttaatttgggtGATCTCTGTGGTTCTGGCTATCCCCGAAGCCATAGGTTTTGATCTGATTACAATGGACTACAAAGGGAATCGTCTGCGAATCTGCTTGCTTCACCCCATTCAGAAAACAACCTTCATGCAG TTTTACAAGACAGCCAAAGACTGGTGGCTATTCAGTTTCTACTTCTGCTTGCCATTGGCCATCACTGCCCTATTTTATACCCTGATGACGTGTGAAATGTTGAGAAAGAAGAGTGGCATGCAAATCGCCTTGAATGACCACCTAAAGCag AGACGAGAAGTGGCCAAAACAGTGTTTTGCCTGGTCCTTGTTTTTGCCCTCTGTTGGCTTCCCCTTCACCTCAGCAGGATCTTGAAGCTCACTATTTATGATCAGAATGATCCCAACAGATGTGAACTTTTGAG CTTTTTATTGGTATTGGATTATATCGGCATCAACATGGCCTCCTTGAATTCCTGCATTAATCCAATCGCTCTCTACTTGGTGAGCAAAAGATTCAAAAATTGCTTTAAG